ATGTTCTGTGCTTTAACTTCCTTCACGTCTGCAGTTTCTAGATTTCTCCAGCAGCTGGGTCTAGTCCCCACTCCTTGGCCTGTAATCTGAGCTCCACCCATCGTGCTGAGCCCTTCATGCTCCTCATTTTAAGGCAATTCCCTTGTCAGGAtccctctgccccatctcccTCCTGTGCCCTGCCCTCACATAAATTCTTGGCTATTCCCCTTTTCCCATGCCCCCCATGCCCGggacaaaaaaaagaatgagctagaaaagtgagcaaagggaaagaaagggaaaaggaatgtCGAGGGGAACAAAGCCATATGGGTCAGGGATGAAGGCGGAGAGAAGCAGCCAATGGCGGCCTGGGCAGTTAAACAAAATGGcaagatggggagaaaaagaaggagtaCCTTCTGTGCGCCAGGCAACGCGCCACACCAGTTTATCGGATTTTCACACATGGCCAGTGGCAAAGGTATTATCATTGCCATTTTGCAGAGATGGAAACCGAGTcccagggaggttaagtgacttggccaaggtaaATGATACAGCAGGTAAATGACAGAGGCAAGATGTGAAACCAGATTTCCCTGACTCTGAGAGTACAGAAGACAGGAGAGGCCTGGAAAGGGttgtagagggagaaggaaaagaggaagggactaaatggaagaggaaagaatggaaagagggaaagagaaagcgCAGCGGGAGTTGCAGCCCTCCTGTCCTTGCGGCTCACCTCCGGTCCAGAGCATGGTAACACTGGCGCATCCAGCCCAGAGGAGGGACCTGGGCCCTACTCGTGCCTCCACTCAAATGAACAAGCAGGTAATTTTCAGCGACCAGCAGTTCCAGAGTTCCCACCATATACCTGGGGGAGACACAACTGTCAAGGGAGGTACATGCTTGGGGTTGTGGGGAGCAAGAGGGACACTACTGTAGACTCGTTAGCTCCTGATCGTGcagggttttgcttttttttttttttttttaagattttatttatttatttgatggggtggagggagcacaagcagggggagcagcaggagagggagaagcaggatctccaccgagcagggagcctgacaacgtggggctcaatcccaggaccccgggatcacaacctgagccaaaggcagacacttaaccaactgagccacccaggtgccccagggggttcttttttacttttccctcccTAACATCCCCCCTGGAGCCCTTCAGGGCTTCCACCTCACCTGAACAAGTGCTCCATGACATAGGGATAGTTGGGGATGCTGCTGCTGGGTAAGTAACAGGAAGCAAAGACGATAACAGCGTTGAGGCCATCACCATGGTAACCTggagaggacagaaggaaaattcattcagtcaacaagtATGTATGACAGACAGTACATCTGTTTAGATTGAGGGACTCTGAGGGTCTCTGGAAGTTACAGAAACGATTTTGAACCCAGGAACTGAGTTTCCAACTTCGGCAGTTTATTCGAGAAGTCCCAGTTCTCACCCCTCCACATAGGCTAGCCATTACCTCCATGAGAGAGGACTTTCTTGTAGAGCTCAATGACAGTCATGTCCACTCGCTGCTCCCACTGTCCTGTCCGGAACACCCTCCAGTGACGACCATCTTCTCCAGCCACGTCCCACACACAACCCCGGCCCAGCCTTTCCGCTGCCTCACTGGCCCCCAGACCTTCTGCCCGGGGCAGGTCATCTGAAagagagggatggggaagggtgaGTAAGACACAGTACACGCCTTCAGTATCTTCTAACCTCCCCAGGTTCCTAGAGTTGATTGCTCTACCCTCTATTCATCAGTTGTTTTCTAGGACTCCATCCGTAGTTTGTCCAATTAATCCAGTGCCTTGCTGGTTTCTCTTTCCTATGACTCACGATCCTCACTTTTTCACTGGACACTGGCCTTGAGGTCACCCTGCACTATGGTAGGTCCATGGCCCTTACCAGTATTAGTTTTTTTCTggatactttctttctttccatgccTTTCCTTGGGTGAGCTCATCTGTTCCCATGTCTTTAATAACCACCAGTAAGGTGATGATTCCAAATTTGCCCCTCTAAGCCATGTCCCTAAATGCTTAGAGTGGACATCTttagtttgtgtctttctgtCATCTCCAATCCACCAGACCCAAGTGTAATTCGaactcattttcttcctcctctgtcctctATTTCCCTTCTGGATGAATGACTCCATCCATCCAGCTGGCTGAGAGAGAAAACTGATATCatcaaaaattttcttttctgtcagcCCTTAAGCCAACTGGACCCCAAATcttcttctatctatctatctccattATACTCTCTTCTCATTCTTCCCACTACCACGGTCCTGATTCAGGGTCTTAGCATTTCTCACCTGGCCTTAGTGCTAGCTTCCTAACTGGTTTCCCTTCTCTAGTCTGTTTACTCCATTCCACCCTCTACCCCACAGCTAGAGCAAGCTTTGTTTTCTACCCTACTTTCCTACTCAAATGGCAATATACTATACCCACTAATTCTGCATGACCCTCCCATAGCAGCGGAAACAGCTGCCTCACGTTAAAAACTGgttgtctaggggcacctggcaggctcagttggtggagcgtgtgacACTGACCCTTGATGGTGGGGTCGTGAgtgtgagccccatgttgggtgcagaagttacttaaaaaataaaaacctaaaaaaaaaaaaaagtttgcctaGTATTTAGTATCCCATGGCATGGACGCACCATATTAGAATTAATACTCTACTGACAGacctttaggttgtttccaacttCTTTAGAGCCATTAAATTTGATCATGTTACTCCCTTGATTATAAAACCATTCAGTGAGTTCTCACTGCCTACGGGATAAAATCTAAACTCCCCAGTGTGGTAGCAAGGACCTCCATGATTTGACTCCTGCCAACTTAACATGGCACTCTGATTCAGAAGTTCAGGTGACAACTTGGACGTGTGACTGAAGTCGAGGGCAATCTCGGGGGtgagcccttcacctgtggggTCTGTACTACCTTCAGGCAGGTGCCACAGATGAACTCTAGGGTACCCTATTGACATCAACAGTGGAGAATTGGTTGGTGTGGTAAAACCCATACATTTGGTGTCGGAAGTGTCACGAGtagagaagaaacaaagttttcttTAATACCAAAATAGTCATGCTTAATACTTCGAACTACCCACCATGTCCCACATGCCATTTTCCTACCCAAGTTGTTTCTTCTACCTAGAATGCCTCCCCAGCTACCTGACGAAGACCAGCTCAGAATCCCCTCTTCTGCGAAGTCTTTCCTAACGCCTCTCAGGCAGAACTGACCTTGTCCTCATCCCTACTGATCGCACCCTATACGTAGACCGCAATCTTCAACTACACTTATTTGTATATGTGCTAATTTCTTATTAGACAGAGAACTCCCTGAGGATAGGACTATCTTATTTATCCTTATAACTCGGTTCTCGCTCAGTAATAGCGTGTAACAGTCACTCAATAAAAGTTTCCTTAAGGAAGGACCCGTCCCACCCCTCTACTGACTACTCTCACATCAGATCTACAGACGCTACCTTCTGTTCTGAGGAAATTAATTTTGCTGACCTTACCACTTGGCCCCACCTTATTGTTTCTAACTTCAGTCCCTTTAAATACATGCTGAGCTGCTTTAACTCTAGCGGCTACTTTTACCAGCTCAGGCCTCAGGTTTCTTTCCCACCTTCCCATTCAAATTCATGTCCACTGTCCAGCTGCTCCGAGTCTGAAGGTGTCTCCAATTCATCTATCTCCAGGTCAGAACTGCCCTCAGGAGAGGAAGGTGTGGAGTGAGTGGGAGAAGTTCCATCGCCTCCAGTCCCCTTAGTCAGATTCAGTCGCAACTCTGGAGCAGAAAGACGCTTACGCATGGGGCGTGGGCCACACAGGGCTAAAGTGCTGGGAGTACCTGGGGTCGGAAGAgtggagaaaagaatagaaaagtatgtgtgtgttggcAGGGGAGGTTGGAATTCCTGCATATGGTAGTGATTTATGGGGTGAATTCTAAAGAACTTACACGGGGGATATCTGGGAAAAGAGCAGTGGAACCACAGAGGCATGAGGGCAGCACAGCCCTTCACTGGCCTAGAATCAAGACCTTGAGGCCTAGGTTCTCATTTACCTACCTGCCTGTGAGTCTCTCCCGGGATCGCCAGGATCCTCAGAAGGGTCCGCTTCTTCAGGAAGAAATCTAAGGGGAAAGATTACAAGGAGGGCAGAAATGCAGCTTAAACGAATCAAGCCAGGTATTGGTTTATTAATCCTCTCACCAAgccaccattttttttaagatttatttatttatttgagagggagagagagtacacgagttggggctggggggtgggaggggagggggcacagaggcagagggagagggcaagccGACTCCCGGCTGAGgtgcagagcccaaggcggggcttgattccaggactctgaggtcatgacctgggccgaaaccaagaggcagacacttcactgactgagccacccagcacccgcCCTGCCACGATTTTATCTTATCGCCTCTGCCTTCCTTTAGCCCCTCCTTCCTTCAAGTCCTAATTTATTGTTCTGGCCCATTATTCCTGACCATCCCTCACAGTCCTTACCTGGGGAATTCTTCATCCTGCCACTCCTCCTTCAGCTCCAGCTCCCCGAGTCTCCCCAAGGCTGGGCCCGCGGCTTCAGCATTCTCCCTGGCCCTGCGTCTCCGGGGGTAAGGGAGGGTCATGAGACAAGCTAGGCAGTGTCTTAAGGGAACTGGGTTGTAGGTAGAAGACACTGGAATGAACGGTTAATTAAGGCATGGGGCAGAGCACAGGCCTGAAAAAGATGTCAGATCTCCGCTCCTGGACAGACACACTTCTACCACATCCACCACTTCCCGGAGACAGACGAACCCTACTCTGGCGCTTAGGAGCACAGGAAAGACAGAATGTAAAGCTAATCGTATTTACCTCTGTGGCATTGCTCCGCCTACACAGAGTGGGTAGAGACATTCCACATTACACCTGCTGGAAGGGGACAGACCCACCCAGCTGTcaccaggcagagctggggaagaTGGCACCTCGTCAGACCTGCCTTTCCTCCACCACGCTGGGGAGCGGTCAGGGAAAACCATGACAGAggtgaaggggtgggggaagaaggtaAGGAGTACCTGGACCTAAATTTCTTTCTAGGTCAGCTTTCCAGAGGGCTGTTCTGGGGAGTGGGTGTTAGAAAATGGACAACAGGCACAGTTTTATCAGACACAAAATAGAGaagcttcctttaaaaacaaaacaataggggattatcctgaaacccCCAGTTCCCCATTTCCTACCTAGAGCCACCCTAGCCCTTCTCTGCAAATTCATTCCCTTGCAGTCaggcctcttccaggaagccgaGATTTGCCCTGGTCAGAGCTGGACGGTGGGAAAGTCCCTCAAGACTACTCATTGCTTGCTTCCAATCAAGTGAGCCAGATCTTACTTACCCAAGGTCTAACGTCTTTTCTCCTGCCTCTTGTGTGGTTCCCATCTTCACACGTCTTCCTGTCTCCCTTAAACACTTGCGGCTGCCCGGGAGCTGGCTGTCCCAGCTCCCCAGCACTTCTGtgtcctttttctctgtctcactgTTGTTGCTCTTGCCTCCAAGGAGGAGGGAGGTGTGGAAGGGAGGTAACCTTACCTTCAAACAGGTTTTGccacctcccttcctttcccttcccaagCAGCAGGTTTGCCCAAAAGAAAAACCCTGCCTATGTGGGGGCGGGTTTTAGGGAAGAGAGGACATTTTCTAAAGTGGCTAGTCTTGGGGGAGTCAAGGAAGGCAATTTGTCTTCCCTTCCAGACTCTTTATAACCTCTGGAagctgctctttaaaaaaaagaaaaaaaaaaggcaatggtAAAAAACATTTTGGTTTTAAGACTATGCTTTTCGAGCATAAGCAAGATTGGGAACGCCGTTATGAAGAGGGttctgaaagaagaaacagatgaaaggCTGAGGATAAGAGAGATGGAAGACGGTTCCTCTCGATGCCCCCAAAAAACTTAATGAAGGGAGACATTCCATACTGCAAGAAGAAGGGAGATAAATCTTGAGGGGGCTGAAACCATTATCAGACAGAAAGGCCCGATCGTAGTGTAAAAAGAGACAGTAAGAccccaaacaggaaaaaaaaatgtatttaatactttaacaaaatgcaaaataaagtacCCAAGTTACAAAACATAAATTCCTTTGGTTCAGTAATCACACCACTATTCTTACCTTCCAATGGCTACAGACATCATCCCCTAGAAGTGAAGTCACACCATGCCCCTCGTACTGAAGACATCATGCCAAAACTGTCTCACACACCCCACCGTTCAGGGGAACTGCTGGCGACTTACGTGAGGTTGGGCTGTGGGGtaggagaaaggggaaagggagaccCCACACATGCAAACAAGTTGGCGGGGGGAGTTCTCTGCTGGGTCACTGCAGTAGGAGTCACACCCCTGTACATGCTACATGAGGCTGAGGCCCTTGGTACAATCACATATAAATACACAGTTCAGCCACCCTGAGTGTTCCCAGGgagaacagaaacaaacaaacacagagaagcagggagagaagcgGTGGCAACAAGAGGCAGATCACAGAATACCAGAGAACATCCAGCCCAAATCCTTAGTTTTACAGATGGGGCGAATGAGGCCTAGAGAAATCAAGTGTCTTACCAAGAGACACACGATTCACGGCTGTCAGTATTAGAACTCCATACTTCCTTTCAGTATGAGCGAGAAGAGAACAGGACGGACAAGAAATTGCTGGGCCGCTAAGGCAGGGCCCAGAGCCGGGCTCTCAGTGCAGTTCTTCTGCCTTTTGGGAAGAGCGCCTATGTGGTCGTAAGGCTTTCCTGGGTGTCTCCCGAACTCTCAAGCACCAGGGGTTTTCTGGGTCTTTTTGGGGTCCCTGTGGCTCTGGGACTGAGGGACCCAAAGAAACTGAGAGCCAGGGACCAGGAAAGAAGATAATGGTCTCTTAACTGCTCCCCAACGATC
The nucleotide sequence above comes from Ursus arctos isolate Adak ecotype North America unplaced genomic scaffold, UrsArc2.0 scaffold_12, whole genome shotgun sequence. Encoded proteins:
- the BNIPL gene encoding bcl-2/adenovirus E1B 19 kDa-interacting protein 2-like protein isoform X2, whose translation is MGTTQEAGEKTLDLGARENAEAAGPALGRLGELELKEEWQDEEFPRFLPEEADPSEDPGDPGRDSQAGTPSTLALCGPRPMRKRLSAPELRLNLTKGTGGDGTSPTHSTPSSPEGSSDLEIDELETPSDSEQLDSGHEFEWEDDLPRAEGLGASEAAERLGRGCVWDVAGEDGRHWRVFRTGQWEQRVDMTVIELYKKVLSHGGYHGDGLNAVIVFASCYLPSSSIPNYPYVMEHLFRYMVGTLELLVAENYLLVHLSGGTSRAQVPPLGWMRQCYHALDRRLRKNLRALVVVHATWYVKAFLALLRPFISSKFTRKIRFLNSLGELAQLISLDQVHIPEAVRQLDRDLHGSGGT
- the BNIPL gene encoding bcl-2/adenovirus E1B 19 kDa-interacting protein 2-like protein isoform X1; this encodes MGTTQEAGEKTLDLGRRARENAEAAGPALGRLGELELKEEWQDEEFPRFLPEEADPSEDPGDPGRDSQAGTPSTLALCGPRPMRKRLSAPELRLNLTKGTGGDGTSPTHSTPSSPEGSSDLEIDELETPSDSEQLDSGHEFEWEDDLPRAEGLGASEAAERLGRGCVWDVAGEDGRHWRVFRTGQWEQRVDMTVIELYKKVLSHGGYHGDGLNAVIVFASCYLPSSSIPNYPYVMEHLFRYMVGTLELLVAENYLLVHLSGGTSRAQVPPLGWMRQCYHALDRRLRKNLRALVVVHATWYVKAFLALLRPFISSKFTRKIRFLNSLGELAQLISLDQVHIPEAVRQLDRDLHGSGGT
- the BNIPL gene encoding bcl-2/adenovirus E1B 19 kDa-interacting protein 2-like protein isoform X3; translation: MTLPYPRRRRARENAEAAGPALGRLGELELKEEWQDEEFPRFLPEEADPSEDPGDPGRDSQAGTPSTLALCGPRPMRKRLSAPELRLNLTKGTGGDGTSPTHSTPSSPEGSSDLEIDELETPSDSEQLDSGHEFEWEDDLPRAEGLGASEAAERLGRGCVWDVAGEDGRHWRVFRTGQWEQRVDMTVIELYKKVLSHGGYHGDGLNAVIVFASCYLPSSSIPNYPYVMEHLFRYMVGTLELLVAENYLLVHLSGGTSRAQVPPLGWMRQCYHALDRRLRKNLRALVVVHATWYVKAFLALLRPFISSKFTRKIRFLNSLGELAQLISLDQVHIPEAVRQLDRDLHGSGGT